A genome region from Arthrobacter agilis includes the following:
- a CDS encoding general stress protein, with protein MSTPPLGTTASRDLGRVLPTGETIGRYTSYLDAQKAVDYLADNKFAVQRVAIIGNDLKTVERVTGRLTYPRVALGSAATGAWFGLFVGLILSLFAGSETGITITSSIALGAIFWLLFGVLTYTFQRGRRDFTSTSQVIATSYDVIVEPSLAAEARRLLQQLPMNGQAQHPGGAPSAWGQPQGQGQAPVQPPQPPQQHTPERPAGWNDPYAGQQGQQGQQGQQGQQGQQGQQGQPGQPVPSEDQTAGPGTTGPRRGQFPDLPDGRPQYGVRVEEQPVGTPAAGPDGAAQAGPDAVAAPDRSGDDERPGSHGSSAAGGSH; from the coding sequence ATGTCGACACCACCACTTGGAACCACTGCCTCCCGCGATCTGGGCCGGGTGCTGCCCACGGGCGAGACCATCGGCCGGTACACGAGCTACCTCGATGCCCAGAAAGCCGTGGACTACCTCGCGGACAACAAGTTCGCCGTCCAGCGTGTGGCGATCATCGGCAACGACCTCAAGACCGTCGAGCGGGTGACGGGGCGCCTGACCTATCCGCGCGTGGCGCTCGGCAGTGCCGCGACCGGCGCCTGGTTCGGCCTCTTCGTCGGGCTGATCCTGAGCCTGTTCGCCGGGAGCGAGACCGGGATCACCATCACCTCCTCGATCGCCCTGGGCGCCATCTTCTGGCTGCTCTTCGGCGTGCTGACCTACACGTTCCAGCGCGGGCGGCGTGACTTCACCTCGACGAGCCAGGTCATCGCCACCAGCTACGACGTGATCGTCGAGCCGAGCCTCGCCGCGGAGGCCCGGCGCCTCCTGCAGCAGCTGCCCATGAACGGGCAGGCCCAGCACCCGGGCGGGGCGCCCTCCGCCTGGGGGCAGCCGCAGGGACAGGGACAGGCTCCCGTCCAGCCGCCCCAGCCGCCCCAGCAGCACACTCCCGAGCGCCCCGCAGGATGGAATGACCCCTACGCGGGCCAGCAGGGCCAGCAGGGTCAGCAGGGCCAGCAGGGTCAGCAGGGCCAGCAGGGTCAGCAGGGTCAGCCGGGGCAGCCCGTCCCGTCCGAGGACCAGACCGCCGGTCCCGGCACCACGGGACCCCGCCGGGGCCAGTTCCCCGATCTGCCGGACGGCCGGCCCCAGTACGGCGTGCGCGTCGAGGAGCAGCCGGTGGGAACCCCGGCGGCGGGCCCGGACGGAGCGGCGCAGGCCGGCCCTGACGCGGTAGCCGCCCCGGACCGGTCCGGGGACGACGAGCGCCCCGGCAGCCATGGCTCCTCGGCCGCGGGCGGCTCGCACTAG
- a CDS encoding DUF3117 domain-containing protein: MAAMKPRTGDGPMEVTKEGRSLIMRVPIDGGGRLVVELNAEEAGKLKDCLLTVTT, encoded by the coding sequence ATGGCTGCCATGAAACCGCGAACCGGCGACGGACCGATGGAAGTCACCAAGGAGGGGCGCAGCCTCATCATGCGGGTGCCGATCGACGGCGGCGGTCGCCTCGTCGTCGAACTCAACGCCGAAGAGGCGGGCAAGCTCAAGGACTGCCTGCTCACCGTCACGACCTAG
- a CDS encoding LOG family protein: MSPSQHPSAGDGARLPALHGDDAPAVAGVPAAGGSNGSSRPRGEAGPATRRKGSVELRRGQATVPQADKMLLDADDNGGFTRTDPWRVLRIQSEFVEGFGTLADLGPAISVFGSARTPRESAFYAIGEEVGRRLAESGFAVITGGGPGAMEAANKGACQAGGTSVGLGIELPFEQGMNEWVDLGINFRYFFARKTMFVKYASGFVVLPGGFGTLDELFEAMTLVQTRKVTSFPIVLVGVAYWQPLLDWIEGTLLPAGTISEKDLSLLQLVETAEDAVRIVAASAGHDHPA, encoded by the coding sequence ATGTCTCCTTCCCAGCACCCCTCGGCCGGCGATGGCGCACGGCTCCCCGCCCTGCACGGCGACGACGCACCGGCTGTGGCCGGCGTGCCCGCCGCCGGCGGCTCGAACGGCTCCTCGCGACCACGGGGCGAGGCGGGGCCGGCGACCAGGCGGAAGGGCTCCGTGGAACTGAGGCGCGGCCAGGCGACGGTGCCGCAGGCGGACAAGATGCTCCTGGATGCGGATGACAACGGCGGCTTCACCCGCACCGATCCGTGGCGCGTCCTGCGGATCCAGAGCGAGTTCGTGGAGGGGTTCGGCACGCTCGCGGACCTGGGGCCGGCCATCAGCGTCTTCGGGTCGGCACGGACGCCCCGCGAATCGGCCTTCTACGCCATCGGCGAGGAGGTGGGCCGGCGGCTCGCCGAATCCGGGTTCGCGGTCATCACCGGGGGAGGCCCGGGCGCCATGGAGGCCGCCAACAAGGGTGCCTGCCAGGCGGGCGGGACCTCCGTGGGACTCGGCATCGAACTGCCCTTCGAGCAGGGCATGAACGAGTGGGTGGACCTCGGCATCAACTTCCGGTACTTCTTCGCCCGGAAGACCATGTTCGTCAAGTACGCGAGCGGGTTCGTGGTGCTGCCGGGCGGCTTCGGCACGCTCGACGAGCTGTTCGAGGCGATGACGCTCGTGCAGACCCGCAAGGTCACGTCCTTCCCGATCGTGCTCGTCGGGGTGGCCTACTGGCAGCCGCTGCTCGACTGGATCGAGGGCACGCTGCTCCCTGCGGGCACCATCTCCGAGAAGGACCTCTCGCTGCTGCAGCTCGTCGAGACGGCCGAGGACGCCGTGCGGATCGTGGCGGCGTCGGCCGGCCACGACCACCCGGCCTGA
- a CDS encoding anti-sigma factor family protein, producing MLHPHRSLQDLVDGELSDRRRIAVERHVSRCASCTASVARLRSLKSALLGLRNPSPDPGFQQRLLSPHVGSGSTPRSSAEREERTGSSAAFVRAHHERTAPRRRHRTLVLAGGSAVAAASVLAAAYVVGSEAVPVTAEGARGATALRAGWDSVAPQTPTYLDTGQLETLREGGWYCPELESLGFTLQSAEGITVGGRPTLELVLENDGDTVTVYEQRKVGDAGGLDEPPLNAVTGSPVSSDGFEHIGGADRDIWVRSGEPWQVVLDSPTVTYTVVSDLPAAAMPQTLNQLVATEHAQLSLSPQGQDDSMMARIIRGLSRITHPEGDGG from the coding sequence ATGCTTCATCCTCATCGTTCGCTCCAGGACCTCGTGGACGGCGAGTTGTCCGATCGGCGGCGGATCGCCGTGGAACGGCACGTCTCCCGCTGTGCGTCGTGCACGGCGTCGGTCGCCCGCCTCCGGAGCCTCAAGAGCGCCCTGCTGGGCCTTCGGAATCCGTCGCCGGACCCCGGCTTCCAGCAGCGCCTCCTCTCTCCGCACGTGGGCTCCGGCTCCACCCCCAGGTCCTCTGCCGAGCGCGAGGAGCGCACCGGCTCGAGCGCGGCCTTCGTACGAGCCCACCACGAGCGCACGGCGCCGCGACGCCGCCACCGCACGCTGGTCCTGGCGGGCGGGTCCGCCGTCGCCGCGGCCAGTGTGCTCGCCGCGGCCTACGTCGTCGGATCGGAGGCCGTCCCGGTGACGGCGGAGGGCGCCCGGGGGGCCACCGCGCTCCGCGCCGGATGGGACTCGGTGGCCCCGCAGACGCCCACGTACCTCGACACCGGCCAGCTCGAGACGCTCCGGGAGGGCGGCTGGTACTGCCCCGAACTCGAGTCGCTCGGATTCACCCTGCAGAGCGCCGAGGGCATCACCGTCGGTGGCAGGCCCACCCTCGAACTGGTCCTCGAGAACGACGGCGACACCGTCACGGTCTACGAACAGAGGAAGGTCGGCGACGCCGGCGGCCTGGACGAGCCACCCCTGAACGCCGTGACCGGCAGTCCCGTGAGCTCGGACGGCTTCGAGCACATCGGCGGTGCCGATCGCGACATCTGGGTGCGCTCGGGCGAGCCCTGGCAGGTGGTCCTCGACAGCCCCACGGTCACCTACACCGTGGTCTCGGACCTGCCGGCGGCCGCGATGCCGCAGACGCTCAATCAGCTCGTCGCGACGGAGCACGCCCAGCTGTCGCTGTCACCGCAGGGACAGGACGATTCGATGATGGCCCGCATCATCCGGGGCCTGTCTCGGATCACCCACCCGGAGGGCGACGGCGGGTAG
- a CDS encoding DivIVA domain-containing protein, whose product MTIFLVILAVLLVGGTAVLASGRPLPAPLQRLAVSARSGSGSATPAGWADPAAPAGPGLVEPVASLPPVLLPEAPSAQDVDAIRFGLGLRGYRMDQVDEVLDRLAAALEERDAVIAGLRVQLAGRDTGRGTGTRQDAGW is encoded by the coding sequence GTGACTATCTTCCTGGTGATCCTCGCCGTCCTGCTGGTGGGGGGAACCGCCGTCCTCGCCTCGGGCCGGCCGCTGCCTGCACCCCTCCAGCGACTCGCGGTGAGCGCGCGCTCGGGGTCCGGGTCGGCGACGCCCGCGGGATGGGCGGACCCCGCGGCACCGGCGGGGCCGGGGCTGGTGGAACCCGTCGCCTCCCTGCCGCCGGTCCTGCTGCCCGAGGCACCCTCGGCACAGGACGTGGACGCGATCCGCTTCGGCCTCGGGCTGCGCGGCTACCGCATGGACCAGGTGGACGAGGTCCTCGACCGCCTCGCTGCGGCCCTCGAGGAACGCGACGCCGTCATCGCAGGGTTGCGCGTGCAGCTCGCCGGACGGGACACGGGACGCGGGACCGGGACCCGACAGGACGCCGGGTGGTGA
- a CDS encoding O-methyltransferase, with protein sequence MAADKHSSWSYTEGLPDEDDVLLRARDRSHELGVAPVTPAVGAALTVLAAASKATTAVEVGAGAGVSGVCLLRGLGRNAVLTTIDSDVDHLRAAREAYAEAGIPSNRTRTISGRAADVLPRLTDRAYDLVFIDADKPGLPAYVEQATRLLKDGGIMIVNDALDQDRVAEPAVREQSTNTLRQVGKMIRENEALVSALLPTGTGLLLAVKQRA encoded by the coding sequence ATGGCCGCCGACAAACACAGCAGCTGGTCCTACACGGAAGGACTCCCCGACGAGGACGACGTCCTGCTCAGGGCACGCGACCGGTCCCACGAACTGGGCGTCGCCCCGGTGACGCCCGCCGTGGGTGCGGCCCTCACGGTCCTCGCGGCCGCCTCCAAGGCCACCACCGCCGTCGAGGTGGGCGCCGGGGCCGGGGTCTCGGGGGTCTGCCTGCTGAGGGGGCTCGGCCGGAACGCCGTCCTGACCACCATCGACTCCGACGTCGACCACCTGCGCGCGGCCCGCGAGGCGTACGCCGAAGCGGGGATCCCCTCGAACCGCACACGCACCATCTCCGGCCGCGCCGCCGACGTGCTGCCGCGGCTGACCGACCGCGCCTACGACCTGGTGTTCATCGACGCCGACAAGCCGGGACTCCCCGCGTACGTCGAGCAGGCCACGCGCCTGCTCAAGGACGGCGGCATCATGATCGTCAACGACGCGCTGGACCAGGACCGCGTGGCGGAACCCGCGGTGCGCGAGCAGTCGACCAACACCCTGCGGCAGGTCGGGAAGATGATCCGTGAGAACGAGGCACTCGTGTCGGCACTCCTGCCGACGGGCACCGGGCTCCTGCTGGCGGTCAAGCAACGCGCCTGA
- a CDS encoding DUF1003 domain-containing protein, translating into MAEKTRSNSSGLDTPREARKRFLLRPRPNPDRFGSATENFARFMGTPQFLLYMTIFCLIWLAWNTFAPENARFDSAALGFTALTLMLSLQASYAAPLLLLAQNRQDDRDRVSLRQDRQRAERNLSDTEYLTREIAELRIALREVATRDYVRSELRSVLEELIEATDGQELVLQKRKPRKPSENTVTLPKVQPTGRKPSR; encoded by the coding sequence GTGGCTGAGAAGACGAGGTCGAATTCGAGTGGACTGGACACCCCCAGGGAGGCGCGGAAGCGGTTCCTGCTGAGGCCGCGGCCCAACCCGGACCGTTTCGGGAGCGCGACGGAGAACTTCGCCCGGTTCATGGGCACCCCGCAGTTCCTGCTGTACATGACCATCTTCTGCCTGATCTGGCTGGCCTGGAACACGTTCGCGCCGGAGAACGCCCGCTTCGACAGTGCGGCGCTCGGCTTCACGGCCCTGACGCTCATGCTGTCCCTGCAGGCCTCCTACGCCGCCCCCCTGCTGCTCCTCGCCCAGAACCGCCAGGACGACCGGGACAGGGTGTCGCTGCGGCAGGACCGGCAGCGCGCCGAACGCAACCTCTCGGACACCGAGTACCTGACCCGGGAGATCGCCGAGCTGCGCATCGCCCTGCGCGAGGTCGCGACGCGCGACTACGTGCGCTCGGAGCTCCGCTCGGTCCTCGAGGAGCTGATCGAGGCGACCGACGGGCAGGAGCTGGTCCTGCAGAAGCGGAAACCCCGCAAACCGTCCGAGAACACCGTGACGCTCCCGAAGGTGCAGCCCACCGGGAGGAAACCGTCCCGGTGA
- the sigE gene encoding RNA polymerase sigma factor SigE, which yields MMSSVKAARAAVEAVSEADAPILDEHGNPWVAPSWEEVVTTYSPKVYRLAYRLTGNRFDAEDLTQEVFVRVFRSLANFKPGTLDGWLHRITTNLFLDQARRKTRIRFDGLTEEAESRLPSKHPGPERSFEFNNLDIDVQAALEELPPDFRAAVVLCDLEGLAYDEVAQVLGVKLGTVRSRIHRGRTMLREKLAHRDPRSSGGTGAALGVPRIAGLG from the coding sequence ATGATGTCTAGCGTTAAGGCGGCACGAGCCGCCGTGGAGGCGGTCTCCGAAGCGGACGCGCCCATTCTGGACGAGCACGGCAACCCGTGGGTCGCGCCGTCGTGGGAGGAAGTCGTCACCACGTACTCACCGAAGGTCTACCGCCTGGCCTACCGGCTCACCGGTAACCGGTTCGACGCCGAGGACCTCACCCAGGAGGTCTTCGTCAGGGTGTTCCGGTCCCTCGCCAACTTCAAGCCCGGCACGCTCGACGGCTGGCTGCACCGCATCACCACCAACCTCTTCCTCGACCAGGCCCGGCGCAAGACCCGCATCCGCTTCGACGGTCTCACGGAGGAGGCGGAGAGCCGCCTCCCCAGCAAGCACCCCGGCCCCGAGCGGAGCTTCGAGTTCAACAACCTCGACATCGATGTGCAGGCCGCCCTCGAGGAACTCCCGCCGGACTTCCGTGCCGCCGTCGTGCTCTGTGACCTGGAGGGCCTCGCCTACGACGAGGTGGCGCAGGTGCTCGGCGTGAAGCTCGGCACCGTCCGCTCCCGCATCCACCGCGGACGCACGATGCTGCGGGAGAAGCTCGCCCACCGTGATCCGCGCAGCTCCGGCGGGACCGGCGCCGCCCTCGGAGTCCCACGGATCGCCGGCCTGGGCTAG
- a CDS encoding PHP domain-containing protein: MRIDLHTHSNVSDGTEDPEVLIGSAAAAGLDVVALTDHDSTAGWDRARTAADRLGIGFVPGMEVSCRTDTGISVHVLSYLHDPAHPGLVEEIAKSRSARLTRARRMVGLMAEDFPITWDLVQQHVTEGATVGRPHIADALITLGVVGTRSEAFERILTARSPYWVSHYAPHPAAAVALIRDAGGVPVFAHPSAFNRGAVVGGDVIDEMIDAGLLGLEVEHRDNPEEARVELRRIAGDHGLLITGSSDYHGAGKPNLLGENVTARETLEAITALATHTPG; encoded by the coding sequence GTGAGAATCGATCTGCACACCCACTCCAACGTCTCGGACGGTACCGAGGACCCCGAGGTCCTGATCGGGTCGGCGGCGGCCGCCGGGCTCGACGTCGTCGCGCTCACGGACCACGATTCGACGGCGGGCTGGGACAGGGCGCGGACCGCCGCGGACAGGCTCGGCATCGGGTTCGTCCCGGGCATGGAGGTCTCGTGCCGTACGGACACCGGCATCAGCGTCCACGTGCTGTCCTACCTGCACGATCCTGCCCACCCCGGCCTGGTCGAGGAGATCGCGAAGTCCAGGTCCGCGCGCCTGACGCGGGCGCGGCGGATGGTCGGGCTGATGGCCGAGGACTTCCCCATCACCTGGGACCTGGTGCAGCAGCACGTCACGGAGGGCGCGACGGTGGGTCGCCCGCACATCGCCGACGCGCTGATCACCCTCGGCGTGGTGGGTACACGCTCGGAGGCCTTCGAACGGATCCTGACCGCGCGCTCGCCCTACTGGGTGAGCCACTACGCACCGCACCCCGCCGCAGCCGTCGCCCTCATCCGGGACGCCGGAGGGGTGCCCGTCTTCGCCCATCCGTCGGCATTCAACCGCGGCGCCGTGGTGGGCGGGGACGTGATCGACGAGATGATCGACGCCGGCCTGCTGGGGCTCGAGGTGGAGCACCGCGACAATCCGGAGGAGGCGCGCGTGGAGCTGCGGAGGATCGCCGGCGACCACGGGCTGCTCATCACGGGGTCGAGCGACTACCACGGCGCGGGCAAGCCCAACCTGCTCGGGGAGAACGTCACGGCGCGGGAGACCCTGGAGGCCATCACGGCACTCGCCACGCACACGCCGGGCTAG
- a CDS encoding aminopeptidase P family protein, producing MAGVSTDDTAPASDIPTDAPEGQPLAARNENRSQRPDSEAFKAFMASRWAPASDDLPSVAPVAEHAARRRRAVSDRFPGERLVIPAGPFKVRSNDTDYRYRPHSGFAHLTGLGLDHEPDAVLVLEPVDPGTGDDGGNHTATLYFRELAGRDSAEFYANARYGEFWIGQRLSMAQIRAQLDLETADLAELEVAITKDAGVPAIGGVSIRLLREVDLNADALVDTSRINTGVDLEQADALDAVLAEALSELRLIKDAWEVEQMEAAVAATVNGFHEVIRTLPRALTHPRGERVVEGAFFTRAREEGNDLGYDTIAASGNNATTLHWIRNTGQVKAGDLLLLDAGVEAESLYTADITRTLPVTGQYTEIQRRIYQAVLDAADAGFAAAQPGRKFRDIHTAAVTVLAENLDAWGLLPVSLEEALAPEGQHHRRWMPHGTSHHLGMDVHDCAQAKRELYLDGILTEGMVFTIEPGLYFKAEDLAVPEEYRGIGVRIEDDILMTADGPVNLSAALPRDPDDVEAWIAGIWGSTGE from the coding sequence ATGGCGGGTGTGAGCACCGACGACACAGCACCCGCATCCGACATCCCCACCGACGCACCCGAGGGCCAGCCCCTCGCCGCCCGTAACGAGAACCGGTCGCAACGGCCCGATTCCGAGGCCTTCAAGGCGTTCATGGCCTCCCGCTGGGCACCGGCCTCGGACGACCTCCCGTCCGTCGCCCCCGTCGCGGAACACGCGGCCCGGCGGCGTCGCGCCGTCTCCGACCGCTTCCCCGGCGAGCGCCTCGTGATCCCCGCCGGCCCCTTCAAGGTCCGCTCCAACGACACCGACTACCGGTACCGCCCGCACTCCGGGTTCGCGCACCTGACGGGCCTGGGCCTCGACCACGAGCCGGACGCCGTGCTCGTCCTCGAACCCGTGGATCCCGGCACGGGCGACGACGGCGGGAACCACACCGCCACCCTGTACTTCCGGGAGCTCGCGGGACGCGACAGCGCCGAGTTCTACGCGAACGCCCGCTACGGCGAGTTCTGGATCGGGCAGCGCCTGTCCATGGCGCAGATCAGGGCCCAGCTCGACCTCGAGACCGCGGACCTCGCCGAGCTCGAGGTGGCCATCACGAAGGACGCCGGCGTCCCCGCGATCGGCGGCGTCAGCATCCGCCTCCTCCGGGAGGTGGACCTGAACGCCGATGCGCTGGTGGACACGTCCCGCATCAACACCGGGGTGGACCTGGAGCAGGCCGACGCCCTCGACGCGGTGCTGGCCGAAGCGCTCTCCGAGCTGAGGCTCATCAAGGACGCATGGGAGGTCGAGCAGATGGAGGCCGCCGTGGCTGCCACCGTCAACGGCTTCCACGAAGTGATCCGGACGCTCCCCCGGGCCCTCACCCACCCGCGCGGCGAGCGCGTCGTCGAAGGGGCGTTCTTCACCCGGGCACGCGAGGAGGGCAACGACCTCGGCTACGACACCATCGCCGCCTCCGGCAACAACGCCACCACGCTGCACTGGATCCGCAACACGGGCCAGGTGAAGGCCGGGGACCTGCTCCTGCTCGACGCGGGCGTCGAGGCCGAGAGCCTGTACACCGCCGACATCACCAGGACACTCCCCGTCACCGGGCAGTACACCGAGATCCAGCGCAGGATCTACCAGGCGGTGCTCGACGCCGCCGACGCCGGTTTCGCCGCGGCGCAGCCGGGCCGGAAGTTCCGCGACATCCACACCGCCGCGGTCACCGTGCTCGCCGAGAACCTGGACGCGTGGGGCCTCCTGCCCGTCTCCCTCGAGGAGGCGTTGGCGCCCGAGGGCCAGCACCACCGCCGCTGGATGCCGCACGGCACGAGCCACCACCTCGGGATGGACGTGCACGACTGCGCGCAGGCCAAACGGGAACTGTACCTGGACGGGATCCTCACCGAGGGCATGGTCTTCACCATCGAGCCGGGCCTGTACTTCAAGGCCGAGGACCTGGCGGTCCCCGAGGAGTACCGGGGTATCGGCGTGCGGATCGAGGACGACATCCTCATGACCGCCGACGGACCGGTGAACCTCAGTGCGGCCCTCCCCCGGGACCCCGACGACGTCGAGGCCTGGATCGCGGGCATCTGGGGCAGCACCGGCGAGTAG
- a CDS encoding magnesium transporter MgtE N-terminal domain-containing protein has translation MTTNPTRVFVARLLGLDVFDPLGDRLGRLRDAVVLDRGPTRTPQVVGLVVEVPGKKRVFVPMTRITSMDPSQIICTGLVNLRRFEQRGAEMLVVAELFDRRLTLRDGSGSAVVEDIAMERNRAGDWHVSQLFVRRGGAVSPLRGLRRGGERLIIDWLDAFHGTTDEPQGATQFVAQHDDLKPADFAEAMHEMNDKRRLEVAGELQDDRLADILQELPDDDQVQILTSLTRERAADVLEEMDPDDAADLLNELPDAQKEELLQLMEPDDAEDVRRLLEYEEGTAGSLMTTVPVILPPEATVAEALAHVRREELTPALASSIFVCRPPLETPTGRYLGVVHIQQLLRYPPPEPLGNIIDTDLEAVGDQADVSEVSRILATYNLNSLPVVNTEGRLVGAVTVDDVLDHLLPDDWRAQDDTPGLKRGDRRG, from the coding sequence GTGACTACCAACCCCACCCGCGTCTTCGTCGCCCGGCTCCTGGGCCTCGACGTGTTCGACCCGCTCGGCGACCGCCTGGGCCGCCTGCGGGATGCCGTCGTGCTCGACCGCGGCCCCACCAGGACGCCGCAGGTCGTGGGTCTCGTGGTCGAGGTGCCCGGCAAGAAGCGCGTCTTCGTCCCCATGACGCGCATCACGTCGATGGACCCGTCGCAGATCATCTGCACCGGCCTGGTCAACCTCCGCCGCTTCGAGCAGCGCGGTGCCGAGATGCTCGTCGTCGCGGAACTCTTCGACCGCCGGCTCACGCTCCGCGACGGCAGCGGCAGCGCCGTCGTCGAGGACATCGCGATGGAACGCAACCGGGCGGGCGACTGGCACGTCTCCCAGCTGTTCGTCCGCCGCGGCGGCGCGGTGTCACCCCTGCGCGGGCTGCGCCGGGGTGGCGAGCGGCTCATCATCGACTGGCTCGACGCCTTCCACGGCACCACGGACGAACCGCAGGGCGCCACCCAGTTCGTCGCGCAGCACGACGACCTCAAGCCCGCCGACTTCGCCGAGGCGATGCACGAGATGAACGACAAGCGGCGCCTCGAGGTGGCGGGCGAGCTGCAGGACGACCGCCTCGCCGACATCCTGCAGGAACTGCCCGACGACGACCAGGTCCAGATCCTCACGTCCCTCACGCGTGAACGCGCGGCTGACGTGCTCGAGGAGATGGACCCCGACGACGCGGCCGACCTCCTCAACGAACTGCCCGACGCGCAGAAGGAGGAGCTGCTCCAGCTCATGGAGCCCGACGACGCCGAGGACGTGCGCCGCCTCCTCGAGTACGAGGAGGGGACGGCCGGTTCGCTCATGACCACCGTGCCGGTGATCCTGCCCCCGGAGGCGACCGTCGCCGAGGCCCTCGCGCATGTGCGGCGCGAGGAGCTGACCCCCGCCCTCGCCTCGTCGATCTTCGTGTGCAGGCCTCCGCTGGAGACGCCGACGGGACGCTACCTCGGCGTCGTGCACATCCAGCAGCTCCTGCGGTATCCGCCGCCGGAGCCGCTCGGCAACATCATCGACACCGACCTGGAGGCCGTCGGCGACCAGGCCGACGTGAGCGAGGTCTCGAGGATCCTCGCGACCTACAACCTGAACTCCCTGCCCGTCGTGAACACGGAGGGGCGCCTCGTGGGCGCCGTGACGGTCGACGACGTGCTGGACCACCTGCTGCCCGACGACTGGCGGGCACAGGACGACACACCGGGACTGAAACGAGGTGACCGCCGTGGCTGA
- a CDS encoding Sec-independent protein translocase TatB, with amino-acid sequence MLGINGLELVVLAIIAVVVLGPERLPEYAAQLARLVKGLRRMATGAREQLREEVGPELDEVDWRKLDPRQYDPRRIIKEALLDDIEDVFKPVSPNAPKPVVTAAAAPTAATGATRPTVSVPLGPRLEAGQAAPYDREAT; translated from the coding sequence GTGTTGGGAATCAACGGCCTCGAACTCGTGGTCCTGGCGATCATCGCCGTCGTGGTGCTCGGCCCGGAGCGGCTTCCGGAGTACGCCGCCCAGCTCGCGCGGCTCGTCAAGGGACTGCGGCGCATGGCGACCGGAGCGCGCGAGCAGCTGAGGGAGGAAGTGGGCCCGGAGCTGGACGAGGTGGACTGGCGCAAGCTCGACCCACGCCAGTACGATCCCCGGCGCATCATCAAGGAAGCTCTCCTCGACGACATCGAGGACGTCTTCAAGCCGGTGAGCCCGAACGCCCCCAAACCCGTGGTCACTGCCGCTGCCGCTCCCACCGCGGCGACGGGCGCCACCCGCCCCACCGTGTCCGTCCCGCTCGGTCCCCGGCTGGAGGCCGGGCAGGCCGCACCGTACGACCGCGAGGCGACCTAG
- a CDS encoding DNA-3-methyladenine glycosylase I has protein sequence MSGAGPGSDGRLRCGWALASADYERYHDEEWGRPVRGEAALFERLSLEAFQSGLSWITILRKRDAFRRAFAGFDPTAVAEFGADDVGRLMTDTGIVRNRQKIDATIANARALLALPAGTTLGSVLESHRPPPRPAPAELADVPAITPESTALARELKRLGFRFVGPTTAYAMLQATGYVDDHLRDCWVRSDGGGEVSATPDGARP, from the coding sequence GTGAGCGGCGCCGGTCCCGGCTCCGACGGCCGGCTGCGCTGCGGCTGGGCGCTGGCGAGCGCGGACTACGAGCGCTATCACGACGAGGAATGGGGCCGGCCCGTCAGGGGAGAGGCTGCGCTGTTCGAACGGTTGAGCCTCGAGGCCTTCCAGTCGGGCCTGAGCTGGATCACCATCCTGCGGAAGCGGGACGCCTTCCGGCGGGCCTTCGCCGGCTTCGACCCGACGGCCGTCGCGGAATTCGGCGCCGACGACGTCGGGCGGCTCATGACGGACACGGGGATCGTCCGGAACCGGCAGAAGATCGACGCCACCATCGCCAACGCCCGCGCCCTGCTCGCACTGCCGGCGGGGACCACCCTCGGCTCGGTCCTCGAGAGCCACCGGCCACCGCCACGTCCGGCGCCCGCCGAGCTCGCGGATGTCCCGGCCATCACGCCCGAGAGCACGGCACTGGCCAGGGAGCTGAAGCGCCTCGGATTCCGCTTCGTGGGTCCGACGACGGCGTACGCCATGCTGCAGGCCACGGGGTACGTCGACGACCACCTCCGGGACTGCTGGGTCCGGTCCGACGGCGGCGGGGAGGTGTCGGCGACCCCCGACGGCGCACGCCCATGA